The Musa acuminata AAA Group cultivar baxijiao chromosome BXJ1-8, Cavendish_Baxijiao_AAA, whole genome shotgun sequence genomic sequence CGGCACGTGCTGGCAGTGGACGACAGCTCCGTCGACCGCGCCGTCATCGCTGGCATCCTCAGAAGCTCCAAACTCCGAGGTCGTTCGTAGATCGTCTCTTTCGATTTCCTTCGGCTTGAATCTGCTTAACCCTGAAAAGCTTGCTTGCAGTCACCGCCGTGGACAGCGGGAAGAGAGCTCTGGAGTTGCTCGGCTTGGTACGTCgaaatcttcctcttcttctccatcaCCACCGTAAACCTTGTGTGTTGCTAACTGCAGGAGAAGAAGGACGTGAGCATGATCATCACCGACTACTGGATGCCGGAGATGACAGGATTCGAACTACTCAAGAGAGTGAAGGTGAGACCAACCCTCTTACCGTTTTATCATCCCTGTCTCGAGACAATAGACCGAGTGTTGCTACCATGTACCGTCATCTCAGGAGTCCTCCGAGCTGAAGGAGATTCCGGTGGTCATCATGTCCTCCGAGAACGTCCCCAACAGGATCACCAGGTGCCTCTTCTCACTCATCTCCTGCTTCGATGCCCGTCGTCGTTCTCATTCAtctcttgcttgcttgcttgcaggtGTCTGGAGGAGGGAGCAGAAGAGTTCCTGCTGAAGCCCATCAGGCCGTCCGATGTGTCGCGGGTCTGTAGCCGTGTCCTCAAATGAGGACCGTCGGATCAACAGTTGGCTTCTCATAGTTAGAATAATACGATGCCATGTGCGACTCCTCCTCCATCAAATTTCGTGCACCACATGATTTGTGGGCTGAATTTGATCCCTAAATGACTccaatcgatcgatcgatcggaaTCTTCCTTTGTCGATTGAATTATCGCACCAATTTGACATCATTATCGATAATATCTTTGCATATCTTTTGGACTGCCACCAAACCTGCATCAACATTAAGCTTGATTTGATTCCCTTTATTTCGAGATGACGTGATCGCATACTGTGTCCTAATTGAACGTGACAATCGAATCTCCAATGACACATTGCATAGATTTAGGGGGACCGCTTCATTAGATTATAGGTATATGTCAACCTCATTAGTCACAATTTTGGATAACAATATATTTAAACCCTTCGTGGGTCAAATTCTCTTAGTATCCAAATCCATCTGAAATTGGATTTAAATACTAATTCATTATTGAGTAAAATCTGAAATGATATTTATATtctcaaaaaattattatgattataagaAAATACTATTAAATCCAAATTTAATTGTCCAAACTAGATATCGATATAGAGAACCACAGTTCCTCATCTGCATTGGTTTCATAATATTTTCAATCGACAGCGCACTTATTCAACTTCCGAGCCTTAAAGACATTTAAGTTGAAGGTGTTTCCGACGATGCTCTTTTGATGCTGAGTTAGCTTTAGGGTTAGATGGTTTGGCTTGTGCTTTATATTGTATTGATAGAAGTTTGGAAGGATATATTTAGGGATTCTTTTATAATAGACTATTATGATCGTTACTCTAGTGATTGACATTGATTATGTAGGTCATTTTTTTCTCTCCCTATATTAAGTCGATTGTATATCAACGAGTTGTCAAAATAAGTTTTGAGTTAGTTCAATTACACTTTGGTCGATACATTAGCACAACGCGACCAACACATCAACATAACATGGTTGATAACTCAAAACAAGATTAAATTGATCAAACGTTATCATATCTTCGGTTCAACACGTTGCACTCATAAGTAAGTCCAAAAAAAATATACAATCCATCCCATAATCGACGTCaatcattaaaataataatactatAGGTCTACGGTACTAAGAATTCCCATAGATACCCTTGGATATTTCTTTCAATATAATACAAAACATTAGTCGAACATCTGATCCCAAAGTTAATTTAAGCATCAAaggatcattttagaaaatgttaCTGACATAATTTTATAAGATTTAATACTACCGAATCAAACAATTACGATGTTGATTGAATTTTACTTGAAACTAATACAAAGGAAATATTTCGATTAGCCATGTAAACGACgtatttacatatatacatatatatatatatatatatatcataataatatttgGTTACTTACGTGAAGAATTTTAATATTCGGAGATacatataaaatatcaaaatttaaattGGAAAGGGTAAATACGTCGTTTCAAAATCCTTAACCAAGTAGTCTCATCTGTACTCACGTGAATGGCACGTGATGTGATGTCATTGGTTTATTTAATCTTTATTTCATATTTCTCGTTTCTCCAAACTGAAGCGCCGCCAAGGGTTCCGTAATCCGCTTCTCCCCGCTCGAGACAGCACGAGACGGCGATggcgttctcctcctccttcgcccCCTCGGGAGCCTTCTACCACGACCCCTCCTCCCTTCCCGCATCTCTTGGCACCCCCCGCATCGGCTCCGTCGAGGTCAGGGCTTTAGCGTTCCGATCCAACCCCAACCCCGCTCTCGCTTCTTCCCCGAAAGAAGCCGCCTTTTTGGCCGCTTTTTTAGCTCGAGGCGATGGGGGTTTCGCCCAGACGAGGAAATGGAGTTGCTTTGCGGGCCTTGATGGTGATAATGGTGCCGGCGATGACGGAGGATCCGGCGATCGAGCTGGCGGCGGAGGTGGCGGAGACGAAGGCGACGGTGAGGACGGTAGCGACGAGGCCGAGTTCGGCCCGGTGATGAAGTTCGAGGAGGTGATCCGGGAGACGGAGGCGCGTGGCGCGAGCCTGCCACCTGATCTGTTGGAGGCGGCCAAGAGCATTGGGATTCGCAGGGTTCTTCTCTCGAGATATTTGGATTTGCAGGTAATTTGGTTTGGATACTTGCTTGCAAGATGGTTGCTTTCTTGGAAAGATCTTaccttttctttggttttgttttGCCGCTTCAAGGTGTCATGGTGGCCGCTTGGTGTTGCCATCAGGCATTGTTCGTTGCTTCGGAATCGGATGCTTGCCGACCCATCGTTCCTTTTTAAAGTGGCAACGGAGGTCTGATCGAACTCTATTACATTGGATACTGTTGATATTGGAATTTACGAGTACCATCAAGAATTCACTTTTTACAAGTTGAATATCCATTTTTTCCTCTTTATTTCGATCAGCGCAGATAGTTATTGATTCTTGTTGTGCGACGTTCGCGGAGGTTCAAAAGAGGGGAAAGGATTTTTGGACGGAGTTTGAATTGTACGCTGCAGATCTTCTGGTCGGGATAGTTGTCGACATTGCTCTAGTGGGTTTATTGGCTCCCTATGTAAGAATTGGACGGCCATCTGTGTCAGCATCTACTGGGTTTTGGGGAAGCCTCAAGCGTGGTTTTGAAGCTTTGCCTAGTAGGTGAGTGCTTTTATGCGTTCCCTTCCTGTTGAAAATTTCTGAGCAATAGTGAAATTATTTTCTCCATTATTTCTTTTATTATCTGTGTTTTCCTCTCCTTTTCTTCTGTTcttatttatcttttttctcttcctttttttcttttgtcatcTTCCAATCCTGTGTTACGACTTTCATTTCTGTTTGGAAGTTAGTTGAACTTTCTTCTTAATGTTTTCCGGGTTCCTTATATTTTGTTTGAGTGCCATTTGAACTGACAATAGCATTTCCAGGTTCTTCGTGTTTATCTGGTATGCTATGATGTTTCTATGTTAATATCAGTCGTTCATTTTCTGTATCAGCTGATACTTTTTTTTATAATTGATACTTGCTCACTAGCCGTTGTACATTAGTCCAAGATATCTTATGACTTGCTTCTTTCAAACTTGATCAAGATTCTTGGTACCTGGATATTCTATTATGTTCTTACACTTGATAGGTTACAGTAAGACACACAAGATGCCAGAAACTACATGACCTTGGTCAAGGGCTTTTCAAACTTAAGCTGTTAGGAATTGAAATATTTTGGTCACTGCCTACAGCAAACATTTGAAACCAGATATCTTAGGAATTCAAACATTTGAATGGTATCGTTGATATTGTTCACACGTGAATGATATTGGCCTTGATAGTATTGTACTtaaagaacaacaacaacaacaaaaaagtcGAAAGTCTTAATTATCTGGGGtcggctacatgaatcttttgccatAAGTGTGGTCATGAAAAAGACATATCTTTGTCCTTGAAATGTCAAACTAAATTTTCTTAACTAAAGCTCACTTTTCCTGTTTTTGACAGTGTTTTTGAAGCTGAAAGACCAGGCTGCAAATTTACTATTCGGCAACGGATTGGGACATACTTTTACAAGGTAGGTACCTAAATTTCGTTGCTAAGTAATTATCTTTCTAGGACTGTTAGACATCTCTTCAGTGTGCCTTATTCCTAGTTAAGGATCATAGTTTGCCTCAAGAAATCCTTGTAGGGACTTATTAAGCGTAATTGGTTATTGTACATTGTTCTGGATGCAGGGAGTTCTATATGGATCAGTTGGATTTGTTTGTGGTATTGTAGGCCAAGGCATTGCCAACCTAATAATGACTGCTAAGCGGTACAAACTTATACTCTTCATATATATCATTTAAATTCAGATGCATCTGAATATAATATCTTCATTACTCAATCTCTTttggtctttttttttgttttgctagAATGTCTTATATGATTTGGTGAATTCAGTGTTTACAATGGGCCATCAAAACAGGAGTCTATCATCTTATTCAGAACAAGTTTATATGTTTCCTCTTACAGTTGCATGCTGCTTACTTAGAGACATGCTATCCATGATTCTTTAGTTGAACAAACCCAACAGTTGCATTATTATTGGGTGTTACAAAGCTAGAAGTTGTGTACTCTGGATCCTATTGTAAGTAGGACGACTGGGATTTCTCTTTGAAACTCAGTTTTGATTTGATTTTGGGTTGAATTAGATCAAATTTCCAATAATCTTGATTTGGATGGGTCTCAATGTGAACTACTTACTCGATGTTAGGGTTCATCAGTGGACTCACCCACCCAAGTGTTGTGGGGACTAGTAAGGGTCCATAGTGATCCAATTTGGTTACTTGACCTCAGGTTCGGTGTACTGCAGCGTACCATTCGgtatgggtggtatgtaccgATTGAACAAGGGATTGGTATGCGTGGTACATCGGTACATCTTCATGTATCTTATGTTGGTATGCTCGGTATGGTTCGGTATGATTTGGTATATATCATACTGACAGCTGGTTGGTACATCGGTACGGATTGGTAAGGTAAACCATGTTTGACCTTGACATTAATGGAATATTCTGGACCAAGGAAGGAGTCCTCAAGTTGTTAGTTTTCTGGACCAAGATTTTAAATATACTGCTTGATTTATTTCGCTATTATAGGTGAATAGTGTTTAAGGTGCATTTGACAACAATCTTCTATCTTTTATTCTCTGGCTTATCTCTTGAGGATTAAAATAAGAAGTTGCATAAACTCATATTATCTACTAATTTTCCTGTTACAGCGGATATCTTGTTTTGCCCACATTATGCTAATTTGCAGAATTCTCCACCTTCTAAATATGAATAACTAATATGTAATATATCTAAACTCTAAAGTAAGTTGTATTAACTTTGGAAGAAAGCAATGTGACATGTGGCATATTATAGATGCAAATTTCCAAATGGATATGGAGGACAATAGTGAAATACTTATATCATAACTCTAAATATCCATAAAATCCTCCTAATTATTATTTTGCTTCTTAAGTTTGAGACTTTGTTAATTGCTGTTAAACTGATGTTGGACATACTCCATGTTAAATTTGAGACTCTGCTCAATGCAGTTTGAAAGATCAAAGAAGTAGGTCTCATTCATTATAAATTTGAGTTATTTATGTCTGTGTTCATAATGTGGCTTTTGAAATATATTCCTTGGTGTTGCCATAGTTTGCTGGATTAACTTCACAAGTAGTAAGTAAAAAGTTTTAGATATTTCATGATTTTAGGTTCCTGTGTATTGTCTTCTGAAATAGACCTTTGTATGTTTTGCATGCACAGAGTATACTGCTGTATCTTGTTTTTCTGAATTCCTTTTTATCATGTCCAGGAGTGTAAGGAAATCTGATGAAGATATACCTGTTCCACCACTTGTTAAAAGTGCTGTTCTTTGGGGTATGCGGATTAATGTTAAGCATGATAGCCTTGTCAAAAGTTTGCCTTATGTTGAATTTGCTACAATGAGTTGCTGCATCACTTGTGTTATCAACTTAGCATTTGGATTTTTCTCATCTCAATGTTCCGAAATCATAACATGGAGCTTAATTTCTttgttatttgatttatttttgttAAGCTTATATGCAAATGAACCTAGCCATGCTTTTAATGCTAATCTGACACCATTAGGACAATACATTTAGCTGACGTCATTGGTCTATAGACATCATTATATACAATCCTCGGTCTAATTTTTGTTATTTTGCCACCATTTTTTCCTGAACTGGCCATTAAAATCCCATCCAACTGAGCCATTTTCCTCTCAATTGTGTCTTAATTAGGACAATACTTGTAGAAAGTTTGCTTTGATCATATATTTCAAATGATCAATTGATTGAAGGGAGAAAAGGAATAAAGTTTATTCTTATCGAATAATTATGACATATTTGTTTTATTGTTGGGAGAATGTAAATTACTACTTGTTAATTAGAAGCCTCAACAACCAAAATGGTCCACCTCCAGTAGCCATTGTATGATATATAAGGTTAGTAACCACAGAGTTCAGTATACACCCAACTCGTGGATATGTGTGTTCAATCCAATTCATGGGATGGAGACTAAAGTCCATGTCAAGGATAACATAATTTTGGAATTGATGCCAGTATCAACCAAGGGAATTGGGCTGGGGTGGGTTTGGGGATCGGTACATAGTTTTGGTTGCAGATTGAATGTGAAagataaaaaaggggaaaaactcCCCTAGTATATGTAAGGCCTTCGGAGATTGGCTAGAAGGTCTGGTATTGTCATGATCAGTCTTGATGGGCTGTGGTTAGAAGCTGTCAGAAACTTGGTTGGAATTGGACCGACCGATGGGAATTCATGAAATGTAGTGGAACTGTTTGAGAGTGATTGAGCAAGCCAGAATTCGTCAGGAATGAATTGGAAAACAGGAGTTAGCAAGTTCAACAAAATATCTGCCTTTTTCCACCATTATGACTGATCCTCATTGGTTCCCGACAATTCCTTGTATCCCTTGAAAAGACAATTTGTGTGGGGTCTGATCAATCCTGACATAAATCAGTCTAACTCACAAGCACTGGTCCAAGTA encodes the following:
- the LOC103994475 gene encoding protein RETICULATA-RELATED 1, chloroplastic yields the protein MAFSSSFAPSGAFYHDPSSLPASLGTPRIGSVEVRALAFRSNPNPALASSPKEAAFLAAFLARGDGGFAQTRKWSCFAGLDGDNGAGDDGGSGDRAGGGGGGDEGDGEDGSDEAEFGPVMKFEEVIRETEARGASLPPDLLEAAKSIGIRRVLLSRYLDLQVSWWPLGVAIRHCSLLRNRMLADPSFLFKVATEIVIDSCCATFAEVQKRGKDFWTEFELYAADLLVGIVVDIALVGLLAPYVRIGRPSVSASTGFWGSLKRGFEALPSSVFEAERPGCKFTIRQRIGTYFYKGVLYGSVGFVCGIVGQGIANLIMTAKRSVRKSDEDIPVPPLVKSAVLWGVFLAVSSNTRYQIINGLECVVEASPFAKRIPPVAMAFTVGVRFANNIYGGMQFVDWARWSGVQ
- the LOC135589004 gene encoding two-component response regulator ORR5-like, yielding MSSVGNGDGCCAGGSDGGQRHVLAVDDSSVDRAVIAGILRSSKLRVTAVDSGKRALELLGLEKKDVSMIITDYWMPEMTGFELLKRVKESSELKEIPVVIMSSENVPNRITRCLEEGAEEFLLKPIRPSDVSRVCSRVLK